A segment of the Kiloniellales bacterium genome:
CACTCGCCGCATCGCGACCCTCTTCGAGGCATCGCTTGGCGAGTTATCAACGAGATGGGCAGAGTCCGACCCAGTTCAAGGGATTCCGCCCCGCGGCCGGCCTGGATCAAGCAACCCCGAACCAACCAATTCTTAAGCCCGGGATTCCTAGACTGAGCCTCGGAGCCCGGGCTAGGCTTGCCCGGGTGGAGGCCAAAAAAAAGAAGGGCGCGCGTCTTGCAGGAGACCGGCCAATCCGTCGCCTTTCTCGATGGCACCTTCGAGGAGGCGCTCTCCCTGACCCGCGAGGCACGGGACTACCTCGCGCAGCAGGAGGGAGCCGACCGGGCCAAGCTGGCGCCCGAGGCGCGGCTGGTGGCCAGCTGTGAAACCATGCGCTTGACCGCCCGCCTGACCCAGACCATGGCTTGGCTGCTGGTTCAGAAGGCGATTCATGCCGGCGAGATGACCCGCGAGGAGGCTCTGGCACCGGCGCACCGGCTGGGCGGGCGCAAGGTTTGCGCGGTCGCCGACCCGGTCGCGGCGGACTATTTGCCGCCCCGGCTGGCCGAGCTCCTGCTCGCCAGCCACGCCCTCTATACGCGGGTCGAGCGTCTCGACGGGATGCTCGACGCGGGCGACGCCGTGTAGCATCTGGCGCTGACCCGCCAGCGCTTTAACGTTTTCCGAGAATGGGGGTCTTCGGCCGGCCGGTCGCCGACGCGGCAGGAAGCGCGTCGCCTCAGCTCTTCAGCCCGAGGCCCTGGAAGCGCTTGTTGAACTTCGCCAGCTGCCCCCCGGTGTCGACCAGGCGGTGCACGCCCGTCCAGGCCGGGTGGGTCTTGGGATCAATGTCCAGGCGCAGCGAGTCTCCCGGGTTCCCGTAGGTCGAGCGGGTCTTGAACTCGGAGCCGTCGGTCATCACGACGGTGATCTCGTGGTAATCCGGGTGAATGTCTTTTTTCA
Coding sequences within it:
- a CDS encoding DUF1465 family protein, whose amino-acid sequence is MQETGQSVAFLDGTFEEALSLTREARDYLAQQEGADRAKLAPEARLVASCETMRLTARLTQTMAWLLVQKAIHAGEMTREEALAPAHRLGGRKVCAVADPVAADYLPPRLAELLLASHALYTRVERLDGMLDAGDAV
- the rpmE gene encoding 50S ribosomal protein L31; translated protein: MKKDIHPDYHEITVVMTDGSEFKTRSTYGNPGDSLRLDIDPKTHPAWTGVHRLVDTGGQLAKFNKRFQGLGLKS